The following proteins are encoded in a genomic region of Stutzerimonas balearica DSM 6083:
- the purF gene encoding amidophosphoribosyltransferase, with amino-acid sequence MCGIVGIVGKSNVNQALYDALTVLQHRGQDAAGIVTSHDGRLFLRKDNGLVRDVFQQRHMQRLVGNMGIGHIRYPTAGSSSSAEAQPFYVNSPYGITLAHNGNLTNVEQLTKEIYESDLRHVNTNSDSEVLLNVFAHELAVRGKLQPTEEDVFAAVSKVHERCRGGYAVVAMITGYGIVGFRDPNAIRPIVFGQRHTDEGVEYMIASESVSLDVLGFTLIRDLAPGEAVYITNDGRLFTRQCAENPKLTPCIFEYVYLARSDSLMDGVSVYKARLRMGEKLADKILRERPEHDIDVVIPIPDTSRTAALELANRLGVKFREGFVKNRYIGRTFIMPGQAARKKSVRQKLNAIDLEFRGKNVMLVDDSIVRGTTCKQIIQMAREAGAKKVYFCSAAPAVRYPNVYGIDMPSAHELIAHNRSTEEVAELIGADWLVYQDLPDLIDAVGGSKVKIEQFDCAVFDGHYVTGDVDEAYLHKIEQARNDASKAKTNAVSAIIDLYNTN; translated from the coding sequence ATGTGTGGCATTGTCGGCATCGTCGGTAAGTCGAACGTCAATCAGGCGCTCTATGACGCGCTTACCGTGCTGCAGCATCGCGGCCAGGATGCCGCCGGCATCGTGACCAGCCACGATGGGCGCCTGTTCCTGCGCAAGGACAACGGGCTGGTTCGAGATGTGTTCCAACAGCGGCACATGCAACGGTTGGTGGGCAACATGGGGATTGGTCATATCCGCTACCCCACCGCTGGCAGCTCCAGCTCCGCCGAAGCCCAGCCTTTCTATGTGAATTCGCCCTACGGGATCACCCTGGCGCACAACGGCAATCTGACCAATGTCGAGCAGCTGACCAAGGAAATCTACGAGTCGGATCTGCGCCATGTGAACACCAACTCCGATTCCGAGGTACTGCTCAACGTCTTCGCTCATGAGCTGGCCGTGCGCGGCAAGCTGCAGCCCACCGAAGAAGACGTTTTCGCCGCTGTCAGCAAGGTGCACGAGCGCTGCCGGGGCGGCTATGCCGTGGTCGCCATGATCACCGGCTACGGAATTGTCGGCTTCCGTGACCCGAACGCCATCCGGCCGATCGTCTTCGGCCAGCGGCACACCGACGAGGGCGTCGAGTACATGATCGCCTCGGAAAGCGTTTCGCTCGATGTGCTGGGCTTCACGCTGATCCGTGACCTGGCCCCGGGCGAAGCGGTGTACATCACCAATGACGGCCGGCTGTTCACCCGTCAGTGCGCCGAGAATCCGAAGCTCACGCCGTGCATCTTCGAATACGTCTACCTGGCGCGTTCGGATTCGCTGATGGACGGTGTTTCGGTCTACAAGGCGCGGTTGCGCATGGGCGAGAAGCTGGCCGACAAGATCCTCCGAGAGCGTCCCGAGCACGACATCGACGTGGTCATCCCGATCCCGGATACCAGTCGGACCGCCGCGCTTGAGCTGGCCAACCGTCTCGGCGTGAAATTCCGCGAAGGGTTCGTCAAGAACCGCTACATCGGCCGGACCTTCATCATGCCGGGTCAGGCGGCACGCAAGAAGTCGGTGCGCCAGAAGCTCAACGCCATCGATCTCGAGTTCCGTGGCAAGAACGTGATGCTGGTCGATGACTCCATCGTCCGCGGCACCACCTGCAAGCAGATCATCCAGATGGCGCGTGAAGCGGGCGCCAAGAAGGTCTACTTCTGTTCCGCCGCGCCGGCGGTGCGCTACCCGAACGTTTACGGCATCGACATGCCGAGCGCGCATGAGCTGATTGCCCACAACCGCAGCACGGAAGAGGTCGCGGAGCTGATCGGTGCGGATTGGCTGGTCTATCAGGACCTGCCCGACCTGATCGATGCGGTCGGTGGCAGCAAGGTCAAGATCGAGCAGTTCGATTGCGCCGTCTTCGACGGTCACTACGTGACGGGCGACGTGGACGAGGCCTATCTGCACAAGATCGAACAGGCGCGAAACGATGCGAGCAAGGCGAAGACCAATGCGGTCAGCGCCATCATCGACCTGTACAACACCAACTGA
- a CDS encoding CvpA family protein yields MALTWVDWGIIAVIAVSSLISLKRGFVKEALSLLTWIVAGVVAWMFGGALSHHLEEFIATPSARVIAACAILFVATLLVGALVNFLIGELIRVTGLSGTDRFLGMVFGAARGALLIVVVAGLVSLAPVHEDLWWRESALLPHFLLVADWSKNLILGMSGQWLAGSLNPPG; encoded by the coding sequence GTGGCTCTTACCTGGGTTGACTGGGGCATCATCGCTGTCATTGCGGTGTCCAGCCTGATTAGCTTGAAGCGGGGCTTCGTCAAGGAGGCCTTGTCGCTTCTGACCTGGATCGTTGCCGGTGTCGTTGCCTGGATGTTCGGCGGTGCGCTCTCGCATCATCTGGAGGAATTCATCGCAACGCCCTCAGCAAGGGTCATCGCGGCGTGCGCCATTCTGTTCGTGGCGACATTGCTGGTCGGAGCGCTGGTCAACTTTCTCATCGGTGAGCTGATTCGCGTAACCGGGCTGTCCGGTACCGACCGATTTCTCGGCATGGTCTTTGGTGCGGCACGCGGAGCCCTGCTTATCGTCGTGGTGGCGGGGCTGGTGAGCCTGGCGCCTGTCCATGAGGATCTATGGTGGCGCGAATCCGCTCTGCTGCCGCATTTCCTGCTGGTCGCTGACTGGTCTAAGAATCTGATCCTTGGCATGAGTGGCCAGTGGCTGGCCGGGTCGCTCAATCCGCCGGGTTGA
- a CDS encoding SPOR domain-containing protein, which yields MPMLDRGLKQRMVGALVLVALAVIFLPMLLSSKDERRPVEVDAPPMPAPTAQIDVAEPQPGSVPEGFEIVEDDALESSNGEAPAITAPGPVTPPTASAEPTAPEAKPEPEPEPKRLDAANLPVSWSVQLASLSNRQSAEALQARLRAQGYNAYVRTVDGMNRVFVGPLIERDEANKLRDQLHRQQKLDGFVVRFKPEAG from the coding sequence ATGCCCATGCTGGACAGAGGTCTGAAGCAACGTATGGTCGGGGCGCTGGTGCTCGTCGCACTGGCCGTCATCTTCCTGCCGATGCTGCTCAGCAGCAAGGACGAACGTCGTCCCGTCGAGGTCGATGCACCACCGATGCCAGCCCCCACTGCACAGATCGATGTTGCCGAACCGCAGCCTGGCTCTGTTCCCGAAGGCTTTGAAATCGTCGAGGACGACGCTCTCGAATCCTCCAACGGCGAGGCGCCGGCGATCACTGCTCCTGGCCCCGTTACCCCACCAACGGCAAGCGCCGAACCGACTGCGCCCGAGGCGAAGCCAGAGCCTGAGCCAGAGCCGAAGCGGCTGGATGCGGCCAACCTGCCCGTCAGCTGGTCTGTCCAGTTGGCCAGCCTCTCTAACCGCCAGAGCGCCGAAGCACTGCAGGCGCGTCTGCGTGCGCAGGGCTACAACGCCTACGTCCGGACGGTGGATGGTATGAATCGTGTGTTCGTCGGGCCGCTCATCGAACGCGACGAGGCCAACAAGCTGCGTGATCAGCTGCATCGCCAGCAAAAGCTCGATGGTTTCGTGGTGCGCTTCAAGCCTGAGGCCGGCTGA
- the folC gene encoding bifunctional tetrahydrofolate synthase/dihydrofolate synthase: MSRTLADWLSYLEQLHPTAIDMGLERVRVVADRLGLTRPAPKVITVTGTNGKGSTCTFLAALLSKQGLRVGVYSSPHLLRYNERVRIAGEQAGDDQLCEAFQAVEQARGEVSLTYFEMGTLAAFWLFERAQLDAAVLEVGLGGRLDAVNLVDADVAVITNVGLDHAEWLGTTRDSVATEKAGIMRTGRPVVCGDLQPPLPLLQRARQLGAPLSLRGRDYDLAVTDQGWDWRGIDAQGGTLELHGLSQPSLPLENAALALQAFALLGLPWQERSIRQALSAARLLGRIDRRSLCWRGRELALLMDVGHNPHAAQYLAGQLTERPVTGRRLAVFGLLADKDLEGVIEPLLPLISHWAVAPLPTGRSRSVADLRTALLEHGAAVSEHADVCAALEAQCERALPGDEIVLFGSFYTVSEALNWLNRR; encoded by the coding sequence ATGAGCCGAACTCTGGCCGACTGGCTGAGCTACCTGGAGCAGTTGCACCCGACCGCGATCGACATGGGGCTCGAGCGGGTCAGGGTAGTGGCGGATCGGCTGGGGCTTACCCGTCCCGCACCCAAGGTCATCACGGTCACCGGTACCAACGGCAAGGGCTCGACCTGTACCTTCCTGGCGGCTCTGCTCTCGAAGCAGGGCCTGCGGGTCGGGGTCTACAGCTCGCCCCACCTGCTTCGCTATAACGAGCGTGTGCGAATCGCTGGCGAGCAAGCCGGCGATGACCAGCTATGCGAGGCGTTCCAGGCTGTCGAGCAAGCGCGTGGCGAGGTGTCGCTTACGTACTTCGAGATGGGCACGCTCGCAGCATTCTGGTTGTTCGAGCGCGCGCAGCTGGATGCGGCTGTCCTGGAGGTGGGGCTGGGTGGTCGGCTCGACGCAGTCAACCTGGTGGATGCCGATGTCGCCGTGATCACAAACGTCGGGCTCGACCATGCGGAATGGCTCGGCACTACCCGGGACAGTGTCGCTACCGAAAAAGCTGGCATCATGCGCACCGGCAGGCCCGTGGTTTGTGGCGACCTGCAGCCTCCGTTGCCATTGCTGCAGCGCGCACGACAGCTTGGCGCGCCGTTGTCGCTGCGGGGGCGGGATTACGACCTGGCCGTCACCGACCAGGGCTGGGATTGGCGGGGTATTGATGCGCAAGGGGGAACTCTCGAGCTGCACGGCCTCTCGCAACCCTCATTGCCTCTGGAAAATGCCGCTCTGGCGCTGCAGGCCTTCGCATTACTCGGCCTGCCATGGCAGGAGCGTTCGATCAGGCAGGCGCTTTCAGCTGCCCGGCTGCTTGGCCGGATCGATCGGCGGTCGCTCTGCTGGCGAGGCCGCGAACTTGCTCTCCTGATGGATGTGGGGCACAACCCACACGCCGCGCAGTACCTGGCTGGGCAGCTGACAGAACGCCCCGTGACTGGTCGTCGGCTGGCCGTCTTCGGGCTGCTGGCCGACAAGGACCTTGAGGGTGTCATCGAGCCACTGCTGCCGCTGATCTCGCATTGGGCGGTCGCGCCGCTGCCTACCGGGCGCTCGAGAAGCGTGGCCGATTTGCGTACCGCGCTGCTTGAGCACGGCGCAGCGGTAAGCGAACATGCCGATGTTTGTGCGGCGCTTGAGGCGCAGTGCGAACGAGCCCTGCCGGGCGATGAAATCGTGCTGTTCGGATCCTTTTATACCGTTTCCGAAGCGCTGAACTGGCTCAATCGACGCTGA
- the accD gene encoding acetyl-CoA carboxylase, carboxyltransferase subunit beta yields the protein MSNWLVDKLIPSIMRSETRKSSVPEGLWHKCPSCEAVLYRPELEKTLDVCPKCQHHMRIGARARLDIFLDAEGREEIGADLEPVDRLKFRDSKKYKDRLVAAQKQTGEKDALVAMRGTLHKLPVVACAFEFSFMGGSMGAIVGERFVQAANVALELRCPLVCFSASGGARMQEALISLMQMAKTSAVLARMREEGLPFVSVLTDPVYGGVSASLAMLGDVIVAEPKALIGFAGPRVIEQTVREKLPEGFQRSEFLLDHGAIDLIVPRAELRSRLARLLAQLQRLPSPVESAPVAATA from the coding sequence ATGAGCAACTGGCTGGTAGACAAGCTGATCCCTTCCATCATGCGCTCCGAGACCCGCAAGAGCTCGGTGCCGGAAGGTCTGTGGCACAAGTGCCCTTCCTGCGAAGCCGTTCTGTATCGCCCGGAGCTGGAAAAGACCCTCGACGTCTGCCCCAAGTGCCAACATCACATGCGTATCGGCGCGCGTGCGCGTCTCGACATCTTCCTGGACGCCGAAGGCCGCGAAGAGATCGGCGCCGATCTCGAGCCGGTGGACCGCCTGAAGTTCCGCGATAGCAAGAAGTACAAGGATCGCCTGGTGGCGGCTCAGAAGCAGACCGGTGAAAAGGATGCACTAGTTGCCATGCGGGGCACGCTGCACAAATTGCCAGTTGTCGCGTGTGCCTTCGAGTTTTCCTTCATGGGGGGCTCGATGGGTGCGATCGTGGGCGAGCGTTTCGTTCAGGCCGCCAATGTGGCCTTGGAGTTGCGCTGCCCACTGGTGTGTTTCTCCGCGTCCGGCGGTGCACGCATGCAAGAAGCGCTCATCTCGCTGATGCAGATGGCCAAGACATCGGCAGTTCTGGCTCGGATGCGTGAAGAAGGCCTGCCGTTCGTGTCGGTACTGACCGACCCGGTTTATGGTGGTGTGTCGGCCAGTCTGGCCATGCTGGGCGATGTGATTGTAGCCGAGCCGAAGGCCCTCATCGGTTTTGCTGGCCCTCGCGTGATCGAGCAGACCGTGCGCGAGAAGCTACCGGAAGGATTCCAGCGCAGCGAATTCCTGCTTGATCATGGTGCGATCGATCTGATCGTTCCGCGTGCCGAACTGCGTTCGCGCCTGGCGCGCCTGCTCGCTCAACTACAGCGTCTGCCTAGCCCGGTGGAGTCGGCCCCGGTTGCCGCAACCGCATGA
- a CDS encoding phosphoribosylanthranilate isomerase: MNVRSKICGITRVEDALAAAEAGADAIGLVFYAASPRAVNVAQARQIVEVLPPFVSKVGLFVNASRCEIGEVLDAVSLDVLQFHGDETPEQCEGHGRPWFKALRVGQEDDLAGRIERYGNGCAILLDSYVPGVPGGTGERFDWTRIPQDLPLPLILAGGLTPENVRQAIEQTRPYAVDVSGGVEQSKGVKDLAKVRDFVARVRAV, encoded by the coding sequence TTGAACGTACGCAGCAAAATCTGTGGCATCACCCGCGTGGAAGATGCGCTGGCGGCGGCTGAGGCTGGTGCCGATGCGATCGGTCTTGTCTTCTATGCCGCCAGCCCTCGGGCCGTCAACGTGGCCCAGGCGCGCCAGATCGTCGAGGTTTTGCCGCCGTTTGTCAGCAAGGTCGGCTTGTTCGTCAATGCGAGCCGCTGCGAGATTGGCGAGGTGCTCGATGCCGTCTCGCTCGATGTGCTGCAGTTTCATGGTGACGAGACGCCTGAGCAGTGCGAGGGGCACGGCCGTCCCTGGTTCAAGGCGCTTCGTGTGGGTCAGGAGGACGATCTTGCCGGGCGGATCGAACGCTACGGAAATGGCTGTGCGATCCTGCTCGACAGTTACGTCCCGGGCGTGCCAGGTGGGACCGGCGAGCGTTTCGACTGGACGCGTATTCCACAAGACCTTCCACTGCCTCTGATCCTGGCCGGTGGCTTGACGCCGGAGAATGTGCGCCAGGCAATCGAGCAGACTCGACCCTATGCGGTCGACGTGAGCGGAGGCGTTGAACAAAGTAAAGGCGTCAAGGACCTGGCCAAGGTTCGTGATTTCGTGGCCAGGGTGCGCGCGGTGTGA
- the truA gene encoding tRNA pseudouridine(38-40) synthase TruA, producing the protein MNHAVSTETAADMAAVAVSRIALGVEYKGARYRGYQRQVDGVPSIQETLERALSRVAGGQPVSLTCAGRTDALVHASGQVVHFDTTVQRSPHAWVMGANANLPADISVTWAQQMPMGFDARFSAVSRRYRYVIYNDPIRPAHLAQEVTWNHRPLDIVAMREAAAMLVGTHDFSAFRASQCQAKSPVKTVHHLELLEFGRLIVIDIRANAFLHHMVRNIAGVLMTIGAGEQPVDWARQVLESRRREQGGVTAHPYGLYLVHVEYPAQFDVPERYLGPHFLSGLPDCLQLSG; encoded by the coding sequence ATGAACCACGCAGTCAGCACAGAAACGGCAGCCGATATGGCTGCCGTTGCCGTTTCCAGGATTGCACTGGGCGTCGAGTACAAGGGCGCCCGATACCGTGGCTACCAGCGCCAGGTGGATGGTGTGCCTTCTATCCAGGAAACCCTTGAGCGCGCGCTTTCGCGCGTGGCGGGCGGGCAGCCGGTCAGCCTCACTTGCGCCGGCAGGACCGATGCGCTGGTGCATGCGAGCGGTCAGGTCGTCCATTTCGATACCACGGTGCAGCGCAGCCCGCACGCCTGGGTGATGGGGGCAAACGCCAACCTGCCCGCCGATATCAGCGTCACCTGGGCGCAGCAGATGCCGATGGGGTTCGATGCACGTTTCAGTGCGGTATCGCGCCGTTACCGTTATGTCATCTACAACGACCCTATACGTCCGGCGCACCTTGCCCAGGAAGTGACTTGGAATCACCGCCCACTCGATATCGTGGCAATGCGCGAAGCCGCGGCGATGCTCGTCGGTACTCACGATTTCAGTGCCTTTCGTGCGAGCCAGTGCCAGGCCAAGTCGCCGGTCAAGACGGTTCATCATCTGGAATTGCTGGAGTTCGGACGGTTGATTGTCATCGATATCCGCGCCAATGCATTTCTCCATCACATGGTGCGAAATATTGCGGGTGTTCTGATGACGATTGGGGCAGGAGAGCAGCCGGTCGATTGGGCGCGCCAGGTGCTCGAATCGCGTCGTCGGGAGCAGGGTGGGGTAACCGCCCATCCGTACGGTCTGTATTTGGTTCACGTCGAATACCCAGCGCAGTTCGACGTCCCCGAGCGCTACCTCGGGCCGCACTTTCTTTCGGGCTTGCCGGATTGCCTCCAGCTGAGCGGCTAG
- a CDS encoding FimV/HubP family polar landmark protein, which translates to MVRVRNLVLAIAAATALTTEMAHAVGLGEVTLQSSLNQPLVAEIELLDAKNLGPGEVIPGLASVEEFNRAGIDRQYFLTDLKFTPVMRPDGKSVIQVSSNKPVREPYLNFLVEVVWPSGRLLREYTLLLDPPLYSPETVAAVAPQLPIAAPQPARVPAPRPAASAGTTSAPAVGQSGEEYRTTADDTLWQVAERARRGGTVHQTMLAIQELNPGAFIDGNINRMKSGQVLRLPTAEQIAQRSQSDAIAEVARQNAVWRQGRAGGASARQLDATRRTGAGDAPARSESRDSLRLVAGEAGKATSGSDSGAASDAAALRDKLAVTQENLDSSRRENAELNDRLSDLQGQLDKLQKLMQLKDDQLAKLQAQLATDGQAAEASQPTVAPTSAPESSQSTPASTDKPSEAKIEQSAGQQPAPAKPAQPAKAPKPAAAVPAQAPEEPGLLDQYTDNPILLGVLGGSALLLLLVGLMALSRRNAMKEAELQESLLASQREDDLGLPGNYPAEPVDLGAPIADADAAQESVEPVSPATADPLAEADIYIAYGRFNQAAELLQAALNDEPQRTDLRLKLMEVYAELGDRDGFARQEAELRDIDAVGSSAQVEQLKFKYPAMAVGAVVAGAAASQTELDSLDLDELQLDDLPAAPGQDLDDAFDLSLDDLDAELSAQGAGAAELDTSSDLFLEESASADASSRTDEQELDAFSLELPEESAASSSLDEELGDFSFDLDDTQRPASDLGEVSEPVTLDDLTLSSESETEDFDFGLVEEEKAPEPLSDAFDLSLDELSFDGDEVAGASSAAEAGDEEMLSPVEEQKHESPAAAEEPIAAASDEEDFDFFADTDEATTKLDLARAYIDMGDAEGARDILDEVLAEGNSAQQQEAREMLAKLA; encoded by the coding sequence ATGGTTCGGGTTCGAAATCTGGTGCTGGCAATCGCAGCGGCTACTGCGCTGACCACCGAAATGGCCCACGCCGTGGGGCTAGGCGAAGTCACGCTGCAGTCGTCGCTGAATCAACCGTTGGTGGCAGAAATCGAACTGCTGGACGCGAAGAACCTTGGCCCTGGTGAGGTGATTCCGGGCCTGGCTTCGGTGGAAGAATTCAATCGTGCCGGAATCGATCGACAGTACTTTCTCACTGATCTGAAGTTCACGCCGGTAATGCGCCCAGATGGCAAGAGCGTGATTCAGGTTTCCTCCAATAAGCCGGTCCGTGAACCCTATCTGAATTTCCTCGTCGAGGTGGTCTGGCCCAGCGGCCGGCTGCTGCGCGAATACACACTGCTTCTGGATCCACCGCTCTATTCACCGGAAACCGTGGCGGCCGTTGCCCCGCAGTTGCCGATTGCGGCGCCGCAGCCTGCTCGTGTCCCGGCGCCACGGCCTGCTGCTTCCGCTGGCACCACCTCGGCTCCCGCGGTTGGGCAGTCTGGCGAGGAGTATCGCACCACGGCTGATGACACCCTTTGGCAGGTAGCTGAGCGGGCCCGGCGTGGCGGAACGGTTCACCAAACGATGCTGGCGATCCAGGAGCTCAATCCGGGCGCCTTTATCGACGGCAACATCAACCGGATGAAAAGTGGTCAGGTGCTGCGCTTGCCGACCGCCGAGCAGATCGCCCAGCGCAGTCAAAGCGATGCAATTGCCGAGGTCGCCAGACAAAATGCTGTCTGGCGCCAAGGCAGAGCAGGGGGCGCTTCGGCTCGTCAACTCGACGCCACGCGGCGGACTGGCGCAGGTGACGCGCCGGCGAGAAGCGAGAGCCGCGACAGCCTGCGTCTGGTCGCTGGCGAAGCGGGCAAGGCGACTTCCGGCTCCGATAGCGGTGCGGCAAGCGATGCAGCGGCGCTCCGTGACAAGCTGGCGGTGACGCAGGAAAACCTCGATTCCAGCCGGCGCGAGAACGCAGAGCTCAATGATCGTCTCAGCGATCTGCAAGGCCAGCTGGACAAGCTGCAGAAGCTCATGCAGCTCAAGGACGACCAGTTGGCCAAGCTGCAAGCTCAACTGGCGACCGATGGCCAGGCGGCCGAAGCGTCACAGCCCACGGTTGCGCCGACAAGTGCGCCGGAGAGTTCGCAGTCCACCCCGGCAAGTACCGACAAACCCTCGGAAGCTAAGATCGAGCAATCTGCAGGCCAGCAGCCGGCCCCAGCCAAACCTGCCCAGCCAGCCAAGGCGCCCAAGCCAGCCGCAGCGGTTCCGGCGCAGGCGCCCGAGGAGCCGGGGTTGCTGGATCAATACACGGACAACCCGATTCTGCTCGGCGTGTTGGGCGGAAGTGCGTTGTTGCTCCTGCTGGTCGGCCTGATGGCTTTGTCGCGTCGCAACGCGATGAAAGAAGCGGAGCTGCAGGAGAGCCTGCTAGCGAGCCAGCGCGAGGATGACCTCGGGCTGCCTGGCAATTATCCGGCCGAGCCCGTCGATCTCGGCGCGCCGATTGCGGACGCCGATGCTGCGCAGGAAAGCGTCGAACCCGTTTCGCCGGCCACTGCCGACCCTCTTGCCGAAGCGGATATTTACATCGCCTATGGGCGCTTCAACCAGGCTGCTGAGTTGTTGCAGGCAGCACTCAATGACGAGCCCCAGCGAACCGACCTTCGGCTGAAGCTGATGGAGGTCTACGCCGAACTTGGCGACCGTGATGGTTTCGCTCGGCAAGAGGCAGAGTTGCGGGACATCGACGCCGTCGGCAGCAGCGCTCAGGTGGAACAGCTCAAGTTCAAGTACCCGGCCATGGCGGTCGGCGCGGTGGTCGCTGGCGCGGCGGCTTCGCAGACTGAGCTGGACAGCCTCGATCTGGATGAGCTGCAGCTGGATGACCTGCCCGCTGCACCCGGACAGGACCTGGATGACGCTTTCGATCTCAGTCTTGATGATCTGGATGCTGAGCTCAGTGCCCAGGGCGCTGGTGCCGCAGAATTGGATACCAGCTCCGACCTCTTCCTTGAAGAGAGTGCTTCGGCCGACGCTTCCAGTCGTACAGATGAGCAGGAGCTCGATGCCTTCTCCTTGGAGCTGCCGGAAGAAAGCGCGGCGTCGTCCAGCCTCGACGAAGAGCTTGGTGACTTCTCTTTCGATCTGGATGACACCCAGCGACCGGCCAGTGATCTGGGAGAGGTGAGCGAACCTGTGACGTTGGATGACCTCACGCTGAGCTCGGAATCGGAGACAGAGGATTTCGACTTCGGCCTGGTCGAAGAAGAGAAAGCGCCAGAGCCTTTGTCCGATGCCTTCGATCTTTCCCTCGATGAACTCTCGTTCGACGGGGACGAGGTGGCTGGCGCCTCGAGTGCCGCCGAAGCGGGTGACGAAGAGATGCTATCTCCTGTCGAAGAACAGAAACATGAGTCTCCAGCAGCGGCCGAAGAGCCGATAGCTGCCGCTTCGGACGAAGAAGACTTCGACTTCTTCGCTGACACCGATGAGGCAACAACCAAGCTGGATCTGGCGCGCGCCTATATCGACATGGGTGATGCCGAGGGGGCTCGCGATATTCTCGATGAAGTACTGGCGGAGGGTAACAGTGCCCAACAGCAGGAGGCGCGTGAAATGCTCGCCAAGCTAGCTTGA
- a CDS encoding aspartate-semialdehyde dehydrogenase: protein MIDVAIVGAAELEGEALLELMQERAFPVGELHLLADDDSIGQSLPFGARNLRIRAAASFDFSRVALAFIAGAGLGPAAREALLAASCDVVDMVGALGQQATSCLLPGINDATLAERCPPRRLRCPMPTSVALVTVLAPLARLQTLKRLVVTVCRPVSVRGRSGVKELARQTAELLNARPLEPRLFDRQVAFNLLAQTDEPDQLGHGAAERAFAEELTDLLGLPQLQVSSTFVQAPVFFGESLSVCALFDAPLDIVGAYAALDMVEGLELVDSPDYPTAVGDALGQDLVYVGRLRSGLRDASEVNLWIVSDNVRKGAALNAVLSGELLIKDYP from the coding sequence GTGATCGATGTCGCCATCGTGGGAGCGGCTGAGCTGGAAGGCGAAGCGCTGCTGGAGCTCATGCAGGAGCGGGCATTTCCGGTCGGCGAGTTGCATTTGCTGGCCGATGACGACTCGATAGGTCAGTCGCTTCCGTTTGGGGCGCGAAATCTGCGTATCCGTGCTGCAGCGTCCTTCGACTTCTCGCGAGTGGCTCTCGCGTTCATCGCCGGTGCGGGGCTTGGTCCGGCTGCTCGCGAGGCGCTACTGGCCGCCAGCTGCGACGTAGTCGATATGGTCGGCGCGCTGGGGCAGCAGGCCACGTCCTGCCTCTTGCCCGGCATCAATGACGCAACCCTCGCCGAGCGCTGCCCGCCACGGCGGCTGCGTTGCCCGATGCCTACGTCGGTTGCGCTGGTCACGGTTCTGGCACCGCTGGCGCGACTGCAGACACTGAAGCGCTTGGTTGTCACCGTCTGCAGACCGGTTTCAGTGCGTGGTCGCTCCGGGGTCAAGGAGTTGGCTCGTCAGACGGCTGAGTTGCTCAACGCGCGGCCCTTGGAGCCGCGCTTGTTCGATCGTCAGGTCGCCTTCAACCTGCTGGCGCAGACCGACGAGCCGGACCAGCTAGGTCATGGCGCCGCCGAACGTGCCTTTGCCGAGGAGTTAACGGACTTGCTTGGCTTGCCACAACTTCAGGTCTCTTCCACCTTCGTGCAGGCACCCGTTTTCTTCGGTGAAAGTCTCAGCGTTTGCGCGCTGTTCGACGCGCCGCTCGATATTGTCGGCGCTTATGCAGCGCTGGATATGGTTGAAGGGCTTGAACTGGTCGATTCGCCAGACTACCCGACCGCCGTTGGTGACGCGCTTGGGCAGGACCTGGTGTACGTGGGCAGGCTGCGTTCAGGCCTGCGCGACGCCAGCGAAGTCAATTTGTGGATTGTGTCTGATAACGTGCGAAAAGGCGCGGCGCTCAATGCCGTGCTGTCTGGCGAGTTGTTGATAAAAGACTATCCGTAA